The following are from one region of the Corylus avellana chromosome ca1, CavTom2PMs-1.0 genome:
- the LOC132167690 gene encoding stress-response A/B barrel domain-containing protein HS1-like, translating to MEEEKGVVKHVFIAKFKDGTSPAQIDHLIGEMANLVNLVEPMKSFQWGKDVSTWNKNQGFTHVFECIFENMEGVSEYVAHPAHAEYAKALLPNVEKYLVFDYKVSS from the exons atggaGGAAGAGAAGGGAGTGGTGAAACATGTCTTTATAGCAAAGTTCAAGGATGGAACTTCACCAGCCCAAATTGACCATCTCATCGGAGAAATGGCTAACCTCGTCAACCTCGTTGAGCCAATGAAATCTTTTCAATG GGGGAAGGATGTGAGCACCTGGAACAAGAACCAAGGTTTCACTCATGTGTTTGAATGCATCTTTGAGAATATGGAGGGTGTCTCAGAGTATGTTGCTCATCCTGCCCACGCTGAATACGCAAAGGCTCTCCTTCCTAACGTGGAGAAATACCTGGTGTTTGACTACAAAGTCTCTAGCTAA
- the LOC132189487 gene encoding protein TAB2 homolog, chloroplastic, producing MATLSFNTTRIRTPHKPLSNFISLTKPIKISCSFFRKPSQNQAKLGLFRSESSVSTPNEVEVDDEEDDPTAELSYLDPETDPESISEWELDFCSRPILDIRGKKLWELVVCDSSLSLQYTKYFPNNVINSVTLKDAIVSITDDLGIPLPEKIRFFRSQMQTIITKAGRELGIKPIPSKRCLSLLLWLEERYETVYKRHPGFQKGSKPLLALDNPFPMELPENLFGEKWAFVQLPFSAIREEISSLETKFVFGAGLDLDLLGIEIDDKTLVPGLAVASSRAQPLAAWMNGLEVCSIEADISRGCLLLSVGISTRYVYATYEKTPVTTNEAEAWEAAKKASGGLHFLAIQEDLDSDDCVGFWLLLDLPPPPV from the exons ATGGCTACTTTAAGCTTCAACACCACCAGAATCAGAACCCCTCACAAACCCCTCTCCAACTTCATCTCCCTcacaaaacccatcaaaatatCATGTAGTTTCTTCCGAAAACCTTCACAAAACCAAGCAAAACTCGGCCTTTTCCGGTCTGAAAGCTCGGTTTCTACACCAAACGAAGTGGAAGTTGATGATGAAGAGGACGACCCAACGGCAGAATTGAGCTATCTTGATCCCGAAACCGATCCCGAGAGCATTTCGGAGTGGGAGTTGGATTTTTGCTCTAGGCCAATACTTGATATCAGAGGGAAGAAGCTGTGGGAGCTTGTTGTATGCGACAGTTCTCTTTCACTTCAATACACAAAGTATTTTCCTAACAATGTTATCAATAGTGTCACTTTGAAGGATGCTATTGTATCTATAACCGATGATTTGGGCATCCCTTTACCGGAGAAAATCCGCTTCTTTAG GTCACAGATGCAGACAATTATAACAAAAGCGGGTAGGGAGCTTGGCATAAAACCAATTCCAAGTAAACGG TGTCTATCCCTACTTCTCTGGCTGGAAGAGCGCTATGAGACTGTATACAAGCGTCATCCCGGTTTTCAGAAGGGATCAAAACCACTTCTAGCATTAGACAACCCTTTCCCAATGGAGCTCCCAGAGAATCTGTTTGGTGAAAAATGGGCATTTGTCCAATTACCTTTTTCAG CTATTCGTGAGGAGATATCATCCTTGGAGACGAAATTTGTGTTCGGTGCAGGTCTAGATTTGGATTTACTGGGGATTGAAATTGATGACAAGACATTGGTTCCGGGACTGGCTGTCGCGTCTTCGCGTGCTCAACCTTTGGCGG CTTGGATGAATGGACTGGAAGTCTGTTCAATTGAAGCTGACATCAGCCGCGGTTGCTTGCTTCTATCTGTTGGAATTTCTACTCGGTATGTTTACGCTACCTATGAGAAAACTCCAGTAACAACAAATGAAGCTGAAGCTTGGGAAGCAGCAAAGAAAGCCAGTGGAGGCTTACATTTCCTTGCCATTCAAGAAGACTTGGATTCAGATGACTGTGTTGGATTTTGGCTCCTACTAGACTTGCCACCTCCACCTGTATAA